A genome region from Nocardia sp. NBC_01730 includes the following:
- a CDS encoding tyrosine-type recombinase/integrase, whose protein sequence is MNAAPHRARVGTDADRWPSGSKRWDRRISLSDTEIAALAALGPQQLRRNKAVGIPRRTAVHWRALTRLVEPLDATVAELHHDGDVRFRRAGRQAVAIVLARCAETGRSWWGWTPWEWAALCGGSAREFATAQPLPTESTVRPFLVALAYLLGGFTGFHRLGMFNRLHLACLIFGKPAVAEAMGDAEQVLDRWGYRISGGARTRMHGVFSQALLLNHSPGLADLSTSAFDALRAHPATDGHQGSMLYALQRAVAELGHCDPPVRTGYNHSPGIVGTVPGWADWIERWHATSTLTPHVRRIIRSIMAKAGRWLAVEHPEITEPGQWTRAICAQWVAAVDRMTVGDWVQRRDMLGSRTGEPVSPRTKAHNLMATRTFFRDCQEWEWIPRRFDPNRALTLPRSVAALIGTNPRVIADDVWAKLLWAGLNLEPADLPGNSADTFYPMELIRAVTVTWLFSGLRSDEITRLRVGCIRWQHDGAPIPGDSRDILAEDAICLLDVPVHKTGTAFTKPVDPLVGQAIQAWQTLRPDQPKRLDRKTSERVDMLFAVRAQPVAKAYINHTIIPALCGKAGVPTTDVRGTITSHRARSTIASQLYNAKEPMTLFELQAWLGHRTPNTTQHYAKITPNTLSKAYSEAGYFARNVRTIEVLVDRDAVTSGAAANGQPWQYYDLGHGWCTYSFFEQCPHRMACARCDFYTPKASSKAQILEAKDNLQRMLSSIPLTDDERAAVDDGQSALDRLLERLADVTTPTGQTPREIGIPPTATLLPITPL, encoded by the coding sequence ATGAACGCAGCCCCTCATCGGGCGCGGGTCGGCACCGACGCCGATCGGTGGCCGTCCGGCTCGAAGCGGTGGGATCGCCGGATCTCGTTGAGCGACACCGAGATCGCTGCGCTGGCCGCGCTCGGGCCGCAGCAGCTGCGGCGCAACAAGGCCGTGGGCATTCCGCGGCGGACCGCGGTGCACTGGCGGGCACTGACGCGGCTGGTTGAGCCGCTGGACGCGACCGTGGCCGAGTTGCATCATGACGGCGACGTCCGGTTCCGTCGTGCCGGCAGGCAGGCGGTAGCGATCGTGCTGGCGCGCTGCGCCGAAACCGGCCGAAGTTGGTGGGGCTGGACTCCGTGGGAGTGGGCTGCGCTCTGCGGCGGCAGCGCACGCGAGTTCGCCACCGCGCAGCCGTTGCCGACCGAGTCGACAGTGCGGCCCTTCCTGGTGGCCTTGGCTTATCTGCTCGGCGGGTTCACCGGCTTCCATCGTCTGGGCATGTTCAACCGACTTCACTTGGCCTGTTTGATATTCGGCAAGCCCGCAGTCGCCGAGGCGATGGGTGACGCCGAGCAGGTGCTCGATCGGTGGGGATATCGCATCAGCGGCGGCGCCCGAACCCGGATGCACGGCGTGTTCAGCCAGGCCTTGCTGCTCAACCACAGTCCTGGGCTCGCCGACCTGTCCACGTCGGCGTTCGACGCGCTGCGAGCCCATCCGGCGACCGACGGCCACCAGGGTTCGATGCTCTATGCGCTGCAACGGGCCGTCGCCGAGTTGGGGCACTGCGACCCGCCAGTTCGCACCGGCTACAACCACTCTCCTGGCATCGTTGGCACCGTCCCGGGATGGGCCGACTGGATCGAGCGCTGGCACGCCACCTCGACGCTGACACCCCACGTCCGCAGAATCATCCGCTCCATCATGGCCAAGGCCGGTCGCTGGCTGGCCGTCGAGCACCCCGAGATCACCGAACCCGGGCAGTGGACACGAGCGATCTGCGCGCAGTGGGTCGCCGCGGTCGACCGGATGACCGTCGGCGATTGGGTCCAACGCCGTGACATGCTCGGCAGTCGCACCGGTGAACCTGTCTCCCCTCGCACCAAGGCCCACAATCTGATGGCCACCCGCACCTTTTTCCGCGACTGCCAGGAATGGGAGTGGATCCCACGCCGGTTCGACCCGAACCGGGCGCTGACGCTCCCGCGCAGCGTCGCCGCGCTGATCGGCACCAATCCCCGCGTCATCGCCGACGACGTGTGGGCCAAACTGCTGTGGGCCGGGCTCAACCTGGAACCTGCCGACCTGCCCGGCAACTCCGCCGACACCTTCTACCCGATGGAGCTGATCCGCGCGGTCACCGTGACCTGGCTGTTCTCCGGGCTGCGCAGCGATGAGATCACTCGGCTGCGCGTCGGCTGCATCCGCTGGCAGCACGACGGCGCTCCCATCCCCGGCGACTCCCGCGACATCCTCGCCGAAGATGCGATCTGCTTGCTCGACGTTCCCGTCCACAAGACCGGCACCGCGTTCACCAAACCCGTCGACCCGCTCGTCGGCCAAGCCATCCAGGCTTGGCAGACACTGCGGCCCGACCAGCCGAAACGGTTGGACCGCAAGACCAGCGAGCGCGTCGACATGTTGTTCGCGGTCCGCGCGCAGCCCGTCGCCAAGGCCTATATCAACCACACCATCATCCCCGCGCTCTGCGGCAAGGCCGGCGTCCCCACCACCGATGTCCGCGGCACTATCACCAGCCACCGCGCCCGATCCACCATCGCGAGCCAGCTCTACAACGCCAAGGAACCGATGACCTTGTTCGAGCTGCAGGCATGGCTCGGGCACCGCACCCCGAACACCACCCAGCACTACGCCAAGATCACCCCGAACACCTTGTCCAAGGCCTACTCCGAGGCCGGATACTTCGCCCGCAACGTCCGCACCATCGAAGTCCTCGTCGACCGCGACGCCGTCACCAGCGGAGCCGCCGCGAACGGGCAACCATGGCAGTACTACGACCTCGGTCACGGATGGTGCACCTACAGCTTCTTCGAGCAATGTCCACACCGAATGGCTTGCGCCCGTTGCGATTTCTACACACCGAAGGCATCCAGCAAGGCCCAGATTCTGGAAGCCAAGGACAACCTGCAACGGATGCTTTCATCCATTCCGCTCACCGACGACGAACGCGCCGCGGTCGACGACGGACAATCCGCCCTCGACCGGCTCCTCGAGCGACTGGCCGACGTCACCACGCCGACAGGCCAAACGCCACGCGAAATAGGAATCCCACCCACGGCAACGCTCCTCCCGATCACACCCCTCTAA